The following proteins are encoded in a genomic region of Acipenser ruthenus chromosome 4, fAciRut3.2 maternal haplotype, whole genome shotgun sequence:
- the uba5 gene encoding ubiquitin-like modifier-activating enzyme 5 yields the protein MSTVEELKLRVRELENELLKCKQSRSVEEDVGAGDNQTPHRPKIEKMSAEVVDTNPYSRLMALKRMGIVQDYEKIRTFAVAVVGVGGVGSVTAEMLTRCGIGKLLLFDYDKVELANMNRLFFQPHQAGMSKVEAAEHTLRNINPDVKFERHNYNITTVDNFTHFMDRISNGGLEEGKPVDLVLSCVDNFEARMAINTACNEIGQIWMESGVSENAVSGHIQLIIPGETACFACAPPLVVASNIDEKTLKRDGVCAASLPTTMGVVAGILVQNVLKYLLGFGTVSYYLGYNAMQDFFPTMVMKPNTQCDDRHCRKQQEEYKNKEAARPKQEVVVAEEEQVVHEDNDWGIELVSEVTDEELKAASGPVPDLPEGITVAYTIPEKVEAACGGETVPESEQSLEELMAQMRKM from the exons atgtctaCTGTGGAGGAGCTGAAGTTAAGAGTGAGGGAATTAGAAAACGAGCTGCTTAAGTGTAAACAGAGTCGCAGCGTGGAAGAAGATGTCGGCGCCGGTGACAACCAGACACCTCACAGACCCAAGATTGAGAAAATGAGTGCAGAGGTGGTGGACACCAATCCCTACAG CCGGCTAATGGCGTTGAAACGAATGGGAATTGTACAGGATTATGAG aaaattCGTACATTTGCTGTGGCAGTCGTTGGTGTTGGAGGGGTTGGAAGTGTAACTGCAGAAATGCTGACAAGATGTGGCATTGGTAAG CTGCTGCTGTTTGACTATGATAAGGTGGAGCTGGCAAACATGAACAGGCTTTTCTTCCAGCCACACCAGGCTGGGATGAGCAAAGTTGAGGCAGCAGAGCATACTCTCAG GAACATTAATCCTGATGTGAAGTTTGAAAGGCACAACTACAACATTACAACAGTGGACAATTTTACGCATTTCATGGATCGAATCAG TAATGGGGGGCTGGAAGAAGGGAAACCTGTTGACCTTGTTTTGAGCTGTGTGGACAACTTTGAAGCTCGTATGGCAATCAACACT GCATGTAATGAAATTGGTCAGATATGGATGGAATCTGGCGTCAGTGAAAATGCTGTTTCGGGACACATTCAACTCATCATTCCTGGGGAGACCGCCTGTTTTGCA TGTGCTCCTCCTCTTGTGGTGGCTTCCAACATAGATGAGAAGACCTTGAAACGAGACGGAGTTTGTGCTGCCAGCTTGCCTACCACCATGGGAGTAGTTGCAGGAATCCTAGTTCAAAATGTTCTCAA GTATCTTTTAGGTTTTGGTACAGTGAGTTATTATTTGGGTTACAATGCAATGCAGGATTTCTTCCCCACAATGGTCATGAAACCCAACACCCAGTGTGATGACAGGCACTGCAGAAAACAGCAAGAGGAATACAAA AATAAAGAGGCTGCACGACCAAAACaggaggtggtggtggcagaAGAGGAGCAAGTGGTTCATGAAGACAATGATTGGG GCATTGAGCTGGTTTCGGAGGTCACAGATGAGGAATTAAAAGCTGCTTCAGGTCCTGTGCCGGACTTACCGGAAGGGATCACTGTGGCGTACACTATTCCAGAAAAG GTGGAAGCAGCTTGTGGTGGTGAAACGGTTCCAGAGTCGGAGCAAAGTCTGGAAGAACTTATGGCACAGATGAGAAAAATGTag